One segment of Thermosulfurimonas sp. F29 DNA contains the following:
- a CDS encoding aminoglycoside phosphotransferase family protein, which yields MIPLSELRELIRTWWGLRIDEIEPLAGDGSARRFFRLKLSGGETLILIWPQPGDPGRREARSYYRLGLFFRAHGIPVPEILAFREPEGVLLVEDLGNTRLSEHPERERLYPRVIHLLVRMQELAPYFPREAVLETLHYDEGVVWEREVLYFEEWYLWKRLGRRWLPQERALWKTFVKDGLSAFTDTVVLHRDFQSRNIMVRGDRVYLIDFQSARLGPPSYDLAALLYDPYGRKIPRDCLLDLYLNLSGRTRKPIERELHYTGIFRLMQALGAFSKLSYLGKKWFEPFIPVALKRLWSLLPPPLRRTLPP from the coding sequence ATGATTCCCCTTTCCGAGTTGCGCGAGCTGATAAGGACCTGGTGGGGCCTGCGGATAGACGAGATAGAGCCGCTTGCCGGAGACGGTTCGGCCCGCAGGTTTTTCCGGCTCAAACTTTCCGGAGGAGAGACCCTGATCCTGATCTGGCCCCAGCCGGGCGACCCGGGCCGGCGCGAGGCCCGGAGCTATTACCGCCTGGGGCTCTTCTTCCGGGCACACGGCATACCGGTTCCGGAGATACTGGCCTTTCGGGAACCGGAAGGGGTGCTACTGGTGGAGGATCTGGGAAACACCCGGCTTTCCGAACACCCGGAACGGGAACGCCTTTATCCCCGGGTGATCCACCTCCTGGTAAGGATGCAGGAGCTTGCCCCCTACTTTCCCCGGGAGGCGGTCCTGGAAACCCTCCACTACGACGAGGGAGTCGTGTGGGAAAGAGAGGTCCTCTACTTTGAGGAATGGTACCTCTGGAAACGCCTGGGGCGCAGGTGGCTCCCGCAGGAAAGGGCGCTCTGGAAGACCTTCGTAAAAGACGGCCTTTCCGCTTTTACGGACACCGTGGTGCTTCACCGGGACTTTCAATCGCGAAACATCATGGTAAGGGGAGATCGGGTGTACCTGATCGACTTTCAGTCCGCTCGCCTGGGCCCCCCTTCCTACGATCTCGCCGCCTTACTCTACGATCCCTACGGGAGGAAAATTCCACGGGATTGCCTGCTCGATCTATATCTGAACCTTTCCGGTCGAACAAGGAAGCCGATAGAAAGGGAATTACATTACACCGGTATTTTCAGGCTCATGCAGGCCCTGGGGGCCTTCAGCAAATTGAGTTACCTGGGAAAGAAATGGTTCGAGCCCTTCATCCCCGTAGCCCTAAAACGATTATGGTCCCTTCTTCCTCCACCTCTCCGCCGGACCCTCCCCCCCTGA
- a CDS encoding sugar phosphate nucleotidyltransferase, whose translation MRAFVLCAGRGERLRPYTDYLPKPLLPVQGKPLLSIILENLIAQGFHIIGLNAWHLKEKILAFAEAFRRNHPGTHLRIFVEPELLGTCGAMRYASSFFTEPTLVINGDILTNFPFRVVYEAFFRQRQPCLMFCHRRAGLNRVRVREGRVVGFGEDSPEGYAYTGIQVVSPEWVRGLPPERELVPAYERLIARGLFPGAFVAAGFYWQDIGTPETYRQALEDLRSGVMVPFAPGP comes from the coding sequence ATGCGGGCCTTCGTGCTCTGCGCCGGCCGGGGGGAGCGTCTCCGGCCTTATACGGACTACCTGCCCAAACCTCTTCTTCCCGTACAGGGGAAACCCCTGCTCTCCATAATCCTGGAAAACCTCATCGCTCAGGGATTTCACATCATCGGCCTCAACGCCTGGCACCTCAAGGAGAAGATCCTGGCCTTTGCGGAAGCCTTCAGGCGAAACCACCCCGGAACTCACCTCCGTATCTTCGTGGAGCCCGAGCTTCTCGGCACCTGCGGGGCTATGCGTTACGCCTCCTCCTTTTTCACCGAGCCCACGCTGGTGATCAACGGGGACATCCTCACCAACTTTCCCTTCCGGGTGGTCTACGAGGCCTTTTTCCGCCAGAGGCAGCCCTGCCTCATGTTCTGTCACCGGCGGGCGGGGCTGAACCGGGTGCGGGTGAGGGAGGGACGGGTGGTGGGTTTCGGTGAGGATTCCCCGGAGGGCTACGCCTACACCGGCATTCAGGTGGTCTCCCCGGAGTGGGTTAGGGGCCTTCCCCCGGAAAGGGAACTGGTGCCGGCTTACGAGAGACTCATCGCCCGGGGGCTCTTTCCCGGGGCCTTCGTGGCCGCCGGATTTTACTGGCAGGACATAGGCACCCCGGAAACCTATCGCCAGGCCCTGGAGGATCTGCGCTCCGGCGTGATGGTGCCCTTTGCCCCGGGACCATGA
- a CDS encoding bifunctional diguanylate cyclase/phosphodiesterase, with product MRITVPRRHLPWIGLLLSLALASTGATLALHFLMLPHSRAGIWGLLFLFLLLPLLALVGAFACLEKHFSRGLARLEEAMRRVNSLDDLTQAVLEEVDFGVDYLNRIAAPLRSMVDRLRELAVDKQVLELELELTERLVLTPRLLREWKDVFRRLVENFRQIFPFLYFFVAFRENGGWKVLVFYGRSPQEPPPGEIEDLIQRALGRGIPSAGEIREVRFEPLNSPSGKEKFPSGPSDVSQLCKVIQLESPSLGAAVGVGIRTEHGLSESALLSLESTLTVLLNLSLSVKAIEVYTKDLEFYATRDPLTGLYNRRAFLDILQAEVERARRRRYPFAVLFLDVDNLKLVNDLYGHEYGDRLLRQVACFLQSHLRRGDLVARYGGDEFLILLPYANLQEAVRIAERLLRDLRTCSLSTPDGKGVPLSCSVGMALFPDHARDPEDLVSVADRAMLRAKTQGKGRVAVPSSEDLNATMSDHRERLALLLEAVERGRVVPFFQPIMDLRSRRIVAYEVLMRIVDAGGEVHPAARFIPAAERLGLIFQLEKLLWEKAVEKASRVSGDHLLFFNLSPSTFVREEFRDWLCDLLERYGFPAERIVVELTERESVRDFSALEMAVAELREWGVRLALDDFGSGFSSYRYLKYLPVDFVKIEGEFVRSMLHHEIDRAFVAGAVTLARVLGIRIVAEFVEDERLLEELSRQGVDYAQGYYIGRPAPDLRGGP from the coding sequence GTGCGGATAACCGTTCCTCGCCGTCATCTGCCCTGGATAGGGCTTCTGTTGAGTCTGGCGCTGGCCTCCACCGGAGCCACCCTCGCCCTGCACTTTCTGATGCTTCCCCATTCCCGAGCCGGGATATGGGGCCTGCTCTTTCTCTTCCTTCTGCTTCCTCTCCTGGCTCTGGTGGGGGCCTTCGCCTGCCTGGAAAAACACTTCAGTCGCGGCCTTGCCAGACTCGAGGAGGCCATGCGCAGGGTAAACAGTCTGGACGACCTTACCCAGGCCGTTCTCGAGGAGGTGGACTTCGGAGTGGATTATCTCAACCGCATAGCCGCACCTCTCAGGAGTATGGTGGATCGTTTGCGGGAACTGGCTGTGGACAAGCAGGTGCTGGAGCTGGAACTGGAACTCACGGAAAGGCTGGTTCTTACGCCCAGATTGCTGCGGGAGTGGAAGGATGTATTCCGCAGACTCGTCGAGAACTTTCGCCAGATTTTCCCTTTTCTTTACTTTTTCGTGGCTTTCCGGGAAAACGGAGGCTGGAAGGTCCTGGTGTTTTACGGTCGGTCTCCTCAGGAACCTCCTCCCGGAGAAATCGAGGACCTCATTCAACGGGCCCTGGGGCGAGGGATTCCTTCCGCGGGGGAGATCCGGGAGGTTCGTTTCGAGCCCCTAAATTCCCCCTCGGGGAAAGAAAAGTTTCCTTCCGGTCCTTCGGATGTCTCTCAGCTCTGTAAGGTCATTCAGCTGGAAAGTCCCTCCCTGGGGGCTGCGGTGGGTGTGGGAATCCGGACCGAACACGGGCTCAGCGAGAGCGCACTTCTTTCGCTGGAAAGCACCCTCACCGTCCTTCTCAATCTTTCCCTTTCGGTAAAGGCCATCGAGGTCTACACCAAGGATCTGGAATTTTACGCCACCCGGGATCCCCTGACCGGTCTTTACAATCGAAGGGCCTTTCTGGACATCCTTCAGGCGGAGGTGGAAAGAGCGCGGCGCAGGCGGTATCCCTTTGCGGTGCTCTTTCTGGATGTGGACAACCTCAAACTGGTCAACGACCTTTACGGTCACGAATACGGGGATAGGCTTCTCCGGCAGGTGGCCTGTTTTCTCCAGAGCCACCTCCGTCGCGGCGATCTAGTGGCCCGCTACGGAGGGGACGAGTTTCTGATCCTGCTTCCCTACGCGAATCTTCAGGAAGCCGTCAGGATCGCGGAACGCCTTCTAAGGGACCTTCGCACCTGCTCTCTTTCCACGCCTGACGGAAAGGGGGTCCCCCTATCCTGTTCCGTGGGGATGGCCCTTTTCCCGGATCACGCTCGCGATCCGGAAGACCTGGTTTCCGTGGCCGACCGGGCCATGCTGAGGGCCAAGACCCAGGGCAAGGGGCGGGTTGCGGTTCCCTCTTCCGAGGATCTTAATGCTACCATGAGCGACCACCGGGAACGACTGGCCCTGCTTCTGGAGGCGGTGGAAAGGGGGCGGGTGGTCCCCTTCTTTCAGCCCATCATGGACCTCCGGAGCCGGAGGATAGTGGCCTACGAGGTGCTGATGCGCATCGTGGATGCCGGCGGAGAGGTGCATCCTGCGGCCCGCTTCATCCCCGCCGCCGAACGCCTGGGCCTGATCTTCCAGCTGGAAAAACTTCTTTGGGAAAAGGCGGTGGAGAAGGCCTCCCGGGTCTCCGGAGATCACCTCCTCTTTTTCAACCTCTCTCCTTCCACCTTCGTCCGCGAGGAGTTTCGGGACTGGCTGTGTGATCTTCTGGAAAGGTACGGTTTTCCCGCGGAGCGAATAGTGGTGGAGCTTACGGAAAGGGAGTCGGTGCGGGATTTTTCCGCCCTGGAGATGGCCGTGGCCGAGCTGAGAGAGTGGGGCGTCCGGCTGGCCCTGGACGACTTCGGTTCGGGATTTTCCTCCTACCGCTACCTGAAGTACCTTCCCGTGGACTTCGTAAAGATAGAAGGGGAGTTCGTGCGCTCCATGCTGCACCATGAAATAGACCGGGCCTTCGTGGCCGGGGCGGTTACCCTGGCCCGGGTGCTGGGCATACGCATAGTGGCCGAGTTCGTGGAGGACGAACGCCTGCTCGAGGAGCTGTCCCGTCAGGGGGTGGATTACGCCCAGGGATACTACATCGGGAGACCGGCCCCGGACCTCAGAGGAGGTCCATGA
- a CDS encoding twin-arginine translocase TatA/TatE family subunit, producing the protein MFGLGTQELLVILFLAFLLFGAKRLPEIGAGLGKGIRSFKQALREAEVEEEVEKLEKTETVKAQQT; encoded by the coding sequence ATGTTCGGACTGGGTACCCAGGAACTTCTGGTTATCCTCTTCCTGGCCTTTCTCCTCTTCGGGGCCAAACGGCTTCCGGAGATCGGAGCCGGGCTGGGCAAGGGCATTCGTTCCTTCAAACAGGCCCTGCGGGAGGCCGAAGTGGAAGAGGAGGTGGAAAAACTCGAGAAGACCGAGACGGTTAAGGCCCAGCAGACCTAA
- the tatC gene encoding twin-arginine translocase subunit TatC, whose protein sequence is MSQGLPEEDQNLPLTAHLIELRERLIKSLLAWLAASAICYWQLDPLLNFLLEPLRTVLPEGQRIIFIAYQEAFFTYLKVALICGAVLASPVIIYQAWRFVAPGLYAHEKRFARPLILFSCLAFLGGAAFAYFLVFPKAFRFLAGFGGDLLEFKPVFRDYVSFAVRMLAVFGLCFEIPVALAVAGKLGLTRASTLSRGRPYAIVAAFVVAAILTPTPDVVNQLFLAIPLVLLYEVSILVVWLLEPKS, encoded by the coding sequence GTGAGCCAGGGACTCCCCGAAGAGGATCAGAACCTCCCCCTCACCGCCCATCTCATCGAACTGCGCGAGCGGTTGATAAAAAGCCTTCTGGCCTGGCTCGCGGCCTCGGCGATCTGCTACTGGCAGCTGGACCCCCTGCTGAACTTCCTGTTAGAACCGCTCCGGACGGTTCTGCCCGAAGGGCAGCGGATCATCTTTATCGCCTATCAGGAGGCCTTCTTCACCTACCTCAAGGTGGCCCTCATCTGCGGGGCGGTGCTGGCCAGCCCGGTGATCATCTATCAGGCCTGGAGATTCGTGGCCCCGGGGCTCTACGCCCACGAAAAACGCTTCGCCCGTCCCCTGATCCTCTTCTCGTGTCTGGCCTTTCTCGGGGGTGCGGCCTTCGCCTACTTCCTGGTCTTTCCCAAGGCCTTCCGTTTTCTGGCCGGTTTCGGGGGGGATCTTCTGGAGTTTAAACCCGTGTTCCGGGATTATGTGAGTTTTGCCGTGAGGATGCTCGCCGTCTTCGGACTCTGTTTCGAGATCCCCGTGGCCCTGGCCGTGGCCGGAAAGCTGGGCCTTACGCGGGCGAGCACCCTTTCCCGGGGCCGTCCCTACGCCATCGTGGCGGCCTTCGTCGTGGCCGCCATCCTCACCCCCACCCCGGATGTGGTCAACCAGCTCTTCCTGGCCATCCCCCTGGTCCTCCTTTACGAGGTAAGCATCCTCGTGGTATGGTTACTTGAACCCAAAAGTTAA
- a CDS encoding transketolase gives MLKLDPRKPEPGAEALEWFEEAFRRCARRVLLATTLAGSGHPGGSLSSLGLLLAVYALARVNPENPRHPERDRVVVSHGHISPGVYSVLCEYGFFPEEPFLLEFRRAGSAFAGHVEQAVPGVEWNTGNLGQGLSAACGMARALKLKGIPARVFCLMGDGEQQKGQVIEARRWAVKFGLDNLCVLIDYNRLQIGGDTYQVMPQDLVAEIEATGWNVLEVNGHDFAALYRALRRFVLGEVPLPGRPVAIVAHTVMGHGISFMENDAKWHGAPLPPDLCRKALSELGFDPGELDGWMEKRRSAGVSFPHQPHEPEPVEIDPGEPVLYDPDTRTDCRSAYGKALRDLAERNNLPGKPPRVLGLTCDLEGSVKMTAFRKHSPRAFHESGIQEHHTAAAAGALSKEGFLVFFSTFGVFGVDEVYNQLRLNALNRTALKVVCTHLGADVGEDGPTHQCVDYLGLLLSLKDFEIYLPADPNQTDRIIRFVANRPGNVFVGMGRSKVPVITDEDGRPFFGRDYRFEPGRADWLRRGEHGTFVTCGVMVHRCLAAREILREKGISVGVLNIASVRPFPREDLLAAAEIGPIVVVEDHLVENGLGALCARILALSGKTVPLSLKGLTEYPTSGKPDEIFARAGLTPEDLSAEMEVLLRRP, from the coding sequence ATGCTGAAACTGGACCCCCGGAAGCCCGAGCCCGGAGCGGAAGCCCTGGAGTGGTTCGAGGAGGCCTTTCGCCGCTGCGCGAGAAGAGTTCTCTTGGCCACCACCCTTGCCGGATCCGGACACCCGGGAGGCTCCCTATCCTCTCTGGGGCTTCTTCTTGCGGTGTACGCCCTGGCCAGGGTAAATCCCGAAAATCCCCGCCATCCGGAAAGGGACCGGGTGGTGGTAAGCCACGGTCACATCAGCCCGGGGGTTTACAGCGTGCTCTGCGAATACGGTTTCTTTCCGGAGGAGCCCTTCCTCCTGGAGTTTCGCCGGGCCGGTTCGGCCTTCGCCGGGCATGTGGAACAGGCCGTCCCCGGGGTGGAGTGGAACACGGGCAATCTGGGGCAGGGGTTGTCGGCGGCCTGCGGCATGGCCCGGGCCCTCAAACTCAAGGGGATCCCGGCCCGGGTCTTCTGTCTCATGGGAGACGGGGAACAACAGAAGGGCCAGGTCATCGAGGCCCGGCGCTGGGCGGTCAAGTTCGGGCTGGACAACCTCTGCGTCCTCATCGACTACAACCGTCTCCAGATCGGGGGGGACACCTACCAGGTCATGCCCCAGGACCTCGTGGCCGAGATAGAGGCCACCGGATGGAATGTGCTCGAGGTGAACGGTCACGACTTTGCGGCACTCTACCGGGCGCTCAGGCGTTTCGTCCTGGGAGAGGTGCCGCTTCCGGGACGACCGGTGGCCATCGTGGCTCACACGGTCATGGGGCACGGAATCTCCTTCATGGAAAACGACGCCAAATGGCACGGGGCCCCGCTTCCCCCGGACCTGTGTCGGAAGGCGCTTTCCGAGCTGGGCTTTGATCCCGGAGAACTCGATGGCTGGATGGAAAAGCGCCGGAGCGCCGGCGTCTCCTTCCCTCACCAGCCGCACGAGCCGGAACCCGTGGAGATAGACCCCGGCGAGCCCGTGCTCTACGATCCGGATACCCGTACCGATTGCCGTTCCGCCTACGGAAAGGCCCTTCGGGATCTTGCCGAGCGCAACAACCTCCCCGGAAAACCCCCGAGGGTCCTGGGGCTCACCTGCGATCTCGAGGGTTCGGTCAAAATGACCGCCTTTCGCAAACACTCCCCCCGGGCCTTTCACGAATCCGGAATCCAGGAGCATCACACCGCCGCCGCGGCCGGAGCCCTCTCCAAGGAAGGGTTCCTGGTCTTCTTTTCCACCTTCGGGGTCTTCGGGGTGGACGAGGTTTACAATCAACTGCGCCTGAACGCCCTTAACCGCACCGCCCTGAAGGTAGTCTGCACCCACCTGGGGGCCGATGTGGGAGAGGACGGCCCCACCCACCAGTGCGTGGACTATCTGGGACTTCTCCTGAGCCTCAAGGACTTCGAGATCTATCTCCCGGCGGATCCCAATCAGACCGACCGGATCATCCGTTTCGTGGCCAACCGCCCGGGCAATGTCTTCGTGGGTATGGGACGCTCCAAGGTGCCGGTGATCACCGACGAAGATGGGCGTCCCTTTTTCGGGAGGGACTATCGTTTCGAGCCCGGCCGGGCGGACTGGCTCCGCCGCGGGGAGCACGGCACCTTCGTGACCTGCGGGGTCATGGTGCACCGGTGTCTTGCGGCCAGGGAGATCCTTCGCGAAAAGGGAATCTCGGTGGGGGTCCTCAACATAGCCTCGGTGCGCCCCTTTCCGCGGGAGGACCTTCTGGCCGCGGCGGAGATCGGCCCCATAGTGGTGGTGGAGGATCACCTGGTGGAAAACGGCCTCGGGGCCCTCTGTGCCCGGATTCTCGCCCTTTCCGGAAAAACGGTCCCCCTGAGTCTCAAGGGCCTTACGGAGTATCCCACCTCGGGCAAACCCGACGAGATCTTCGCCCGGGCCGGTCTCACCCCTGAGGACCTTTCCGCCGAAATGGAGGTTCTCCTGAGGCGACCGTGA